Proteins from a single region of Pseudomonas sp. 10S4:
- a CDS encoding YajQ family cyclic di-GMP-binding protein, translating into MPSFDVVSELDKHEVTNAVENAVKELDRRYDLKGKGTFEFKEKDLAVNLTAEADFQLEAMIEILKLALVKRKIDVQCLEVKDAYASGKLMKQEAVLKEGIDKELAKKIVAHIKDAKLKVQAAIQGEQVRITGKKRDDLQEAIAALRAKTFDMPLQFNNFRD; encoded by the coding sequence ATGCCGTCGTTCGACGTGGTATCCGAACTGGACAAACACGAAGTCACCAACGCGGTCGAGAACGCCGTCAAGGAACTCGATCGTCGTTATGACCTGAAAGGCAAGGGCACCTTTGAGTTCAAGGAAAAGGACCTGGCCGTCAACCTGACCGCTGAAGCTGATTTCCAGCTCGAAGCGATGATCGAGATCCTCAAGCTGGCCCTGGTCAAGCGCAAAATCGATGTGCAGTGCCTTGAAGTCAAAGACGCCTACGCGTCGGGCAAGCTGATGAAACAGGAAGCCGTTCTCAAGGAAGGCATCGACAAAGAGCTGGCGAAGAAAATTGTCGCTCACATCAAGGACGCCAAGCTCAAGGTCCAGGCCGCCATTCAGGGCGAGCAGGTACGTATTACCGGCAAGAAGCGTGACGATTTGCAGGAAGCCATTGCGGCCCTGCGCGCCAAGACGTTCGACATGCCGCTGCAGTTCAACAACTTCCGCGACTGA